The Anolis sagrei isolate rAnoSag1 chromosome 6, rAnoSag1.mat, whole genome shotgun sequence genome includes the window TGGCACCATCTTCCAGACTTTGTGTGCCCATCCCACATAGAACCCAAGAGGAGAGGGGGCGGGGCTACTACCAAAATGATTCCTTTCCCAACATTTTGGGAGTCTGAAACTGCCTACGCATGCGCAAGATGACCCATGTGTATTTTGTTGTTGATGTATATGTAttggtgttttttaaaactttgtatgTCGCTTTGAGTCCCACCTATggggaaaagtgggatagaaatgaattattattattaataataagtgtgaatttcacagatgaccacttgaagaaacacatTTACAGGTATCCCATGTTTCATCCTTGGATTGCTCTAGCTGCTTTCCTGTGTTGTTTTTCCCCCTCAAATCAGGATTTATGGGACCTCAAGGATGTTCCATTGACCATGGCCCCAGATTCATATGATGACCAGTACTCCGGCTGTTCATCTGCAGTGGAGAACAAGTTGATGGATACAAGTACAGATGGTTTTAATACAACGTATCATTCGGTCTGGGAAAATGCAGCCAACCACTGGAAGAAGATTAAAGGCTCTTTCACGCTGCCTTCTGGCTTCAAGGATGACTATGGGATTGCTATCATTGCTTATACTAATGTGCGCTATGATTTGTATACAAAGTTCAACATCGAAATACTGACAGGCGGACAATCCTATAAGTCATCCTTCCATTTCAAGAGTTTCCACTTTCTTCTGACAAAAGCCATCAAGGCACTGAAGACCACCCAACCTGGTTGCTACGATGTGTTTCGTGGTGTGGAAGGGGTAAGATTCGCTGTCTCGGATCCCAATAACCTTGTCCGTTTTGGACAGTTTGCTTCTTCATCCCTGAGTGAAACAGTTGCAAAGGGCTTTGGGCAGGACACTTTCTTCACAATCAAGACCTGTCACGGAGCCAAAATCAGCAACTTCTCTATCTTCCCTGAACAAGAAGAGGTTTTGATCCCACCTTACGAAATGTTCATGTTTGTAGAAAGCAAGGACGAAACTCAAATCACTCTCCACA containing:
- the LOC132765086 gene encoding erythroblast NAD(P)(+)--arginine ADP-ribosyltransferase-like — its product is MSSFQSISLRDESVLKERDSRGFGSYLLQQEQVFIKRMNLAPLLNVLEHNYEPLPQTPDLLTYRMDLWDLKDVPLTMAPDSYDDQYSGCSSAVENKLMDTSTDGFNTTYHSVWENAANHWKKIKGSFTLPSGFKDDYGIAIIAYTNVRYDLYTKFNIEILTGGQSYKSSFHFKSFHFLLTKAIKALKTTQPGCYDVFRGVEGVRFAVSDPNNLVRFGQFASSSLSETVAKGFGQDTFFTIKTCHGAKISNFSIFPEQEEVLIPPYEMFMFVESKDETQITLHSLCNMSNFNCQSKRGMDLRALAALRQIDDDYQAVMCNGRKAARCTCTNHPFM